Proteins encoded by one window of Rhodobacteraceae bacterium IMCC1335:
- a CDS encoding methyltransferase domain-containing protein: MLGCCAGQRRQLASDQTDIIEGVDLSKSMVEQAERKNIYDRLIISDINAYLAKTSLDFDCIMVADVFIYLGDLSETFELIKAGKKRPGKLAFSTEHLETGSFKLERSGRYAHSKHYIISLCSQFGFELSHFSTIKLRKDKAAFLTGGLYILDF, translated from the coding sequence TTGCTTGGCTGTTGCGCGGGTCAGAGACGCCAACTAGCCAGTGACCAAACAGACATCATCGAAGGCGTGGACCTATCAAAATCGATGGTTGAGCAAGCTGAACGAAAAAATATCTATGATAGGCTGATTATTTCAGACATTAATGCGTATTTAGCAAAAACCAGCTTGGATTTTGACTGTATCATGGTAGCGGATGTGTTCATTTATCTTGGTGATTTAAGCGAAACTTTCGAGCTGATAAAAGCCGGCAAAAAGCGGCCGGGCAAGCTTGCTTTTTCAACAGAGCATCTTGAAACGGGATCGTTTAAACTTGAACGATCGGGACGTTACGCGCATTCAAAACATTATATAATCTCGCTTTGCAGTCAATTTGGCTTCGAGCTGTCGCATTTCTCCACCATAAAGCTAAGAAAAGACAAAGCTGCCTTCCTCACTGGCGGGCTATATATACTTGATTTCTAA
- a CDS encoding choline dehydrogenase produces MNKKLEFDFIILGAGSAGCVLANELSADSSCRVLLLEAGPLDKNLFIHMPAGVYRVFRERSLNWNYFSANENALHGRSIFTPRGRVVGGSSSINSMVYMRGHRFDYDGWAEDFDLPEWRFDKCLPYFIQGENYKSARNPWRGNAGRLAVKQACSSDPLFDAFLEAGTQSGQGRSDDLNGVNPEGLARLDCTILDGKRCSSATAHLRPALGRANLTLITMAESRNIILNNGKAQGVVFTHSGETITAFAGQEVLLCAGSINSPALLMKSGIGPAAHLKDCDIPLRLHLPGVGKNLQDHAKIRLQFASKKRLPFHDIGRVSSKLKHGLAWLLTRRGMAASNIWEAGGLIRSRPGVSHANLQYHFGPLGFTVLDGKINVEQAFSLNVDQMRPKSTGSVRLDRADIHRSPIIAFRYMHHPHDLIEMVDAVKKARELVFQSAFDGFRGAEMKPGDQFQTDQEITDMLRGSIETAYHPSCTCPMGGDDRAVTDSQFQVHGIRGLRVIDASAMPRIVSANLNAPVQMMAARAADFILKRKPLEPLDLQYSV; encoded by the coding sequence ATGAACAAAAAGTTAGAATTTGATTTTATTATTCTAGGAGCGGGATCCGCAGGCTGCGTTCTTGCCAATGAATTGAGCGCTGATTCCAGCTGTCGGGTTTTACTGCTTGAGGCCGGCCCGCTGGATAAAAACCTATTCATTCATATGCCCGCAGGCGTTTATCGCGTGTTCCGAGAGCGTTCGCTGAATTGGAATTACTTTAGCGCAAATGAAAACGCTTTGCATGGGCGCTCTATCTTCACGCCGCGCGGGCGCGTTGTCGGCGGCTCCTCTTCTATAAATTCGATGGTCTATATGCGGGGGCATCGTTTTGACTATGATGGATGGGCGGAAGATTTTGACCTTCCTGAGTGGCGGTTCGATAAATGTTTGCCTTATTTTATTCAGGGAGAAAATTATAAATCTGCGCGCAATCCATGGCGCGGCAATGCAGGTAGACTTGCCGTAAAACAAGCCTGTTCTTCTGATCCTTTGTTTGATGCATTTTTAGAGGCCGGAACGCAATCAGGGCAGGGGCGATCGGATGATCTGAATGGCGTTAATCCGGAAGGTTTGGCACGGCTAGATTGTACCATTTTGGATGGCAAACGATGCAGCTCAGCAACTGCCCATCTGCGGCCGGCGCTTGGACGCGCCAATTTAACGCTGATCACGATGGCCGAAAGCCGGAATATCATTCTCAATAATGGCAAAGCTCAAGGGGTGGTATTTACCCATTCAGGGGAAACGATTACAGCTTTTGCAGGCCAAGAAGTGTTGTTATGCGCAGGCTCAATCAATTCACCCGCCTTGTTGATGAAATCTGGAATTGGCCCTGCGGCGCATTTGAAAGATTGTGATATTCCGCTTCGATTACACTTGCCTGGGGTGGGAAAAAACCTGCAGGATCACGCGAAAATTAGGCTGCAATTTGCCTCAAAAAAGCGGTTGCCGTTTCACGATATAGGCAGGGTTTCCAGTAAACTTAAACACGGCCTCGCTTGGCTCTTAACGCGCCGCGGTATGGCCGCTTCAAATATTTGGGAGGCGGGCGGTTTGATCCGCTCGCGCCCCGGGGTTAGCCATGCAAATCTTCAATATCATTTTGGGCCGCTTGGCTTTACGGTCTTGGATGGAAAAATAAACGTTGAGCAAGCTTTTTCCTTAAATGTTGATCAGATGCGCCCTAAAAGTACCGGCTCTGTGCGTTTAGACAGGGCTGATATTCACCGCTCGCCGATCATTGCCTTTCGGTATATGCACCATCCGCATGATCTTATCGAAATGGTTGATGCGGTAAAAAAGGCCAGAGAGCTTGTGTTTCAATCCGCCTTTGACGGGTTTCGGGGCGCTGAAATGAAGCCCGGCGACCAATTTCAAACCGATCAAGAGATTACCGATATGTTGCGGGGTTCAATTGAAACGGCCTATCATCCAAGCTGCACTTGTCCGATGGGGGGTGATGATCGGGCGGTCACGGATAGCCAGTTTCAAGTGCATGGGATTAGGGGGCTTCGCGTGATCGACGCATCCGCCATGCCGCGGATTGTAAGCGCAAATCTGAATGCGCCAGTGCAAATGATGGCGGCACGTGCGGCAGATTTTATTTTGAAAAGAAAGCCCTTAGAGCCTTTGGATTTGCAGTATAGCGTTTAA
- a CDS encoding acyl-CoA thioesterase has protein sequence MPRTPPAARSAYPAFYQLPTRWMDNDQYGHMNNVIHYSLIDTAVTHWQLEQAVFDMSGAKTRFLVVESGCIYHDEAGFPDLIHAGIRVGHIGTSSWRYEVGLFRNQQQTAFAEGFFAQVQVGSESGAPLPLDPEFRRCLETLRPAQKPL, from the coding sequence ATGCCGCGTACACCCCCTGCAGCTCGAAGCGCCTATCCAGCTTTTTACCAACTTCCCACGCGCTGGATGGATAATGATCAATATGGCCATATGAATAATGTGATCCATTATTCCTTAATCGACACGGCTGTAACACATTGGCAGCTTGAACAAGCGGTGTTTGATATGTCAGGGGCAAAAACGCGCTTCTTGGTCGTAGAAAGCGGATGCATCTATCACGATGAGGCTGGATTTCCCGATCTTATCCATGCGGGCATTCGTGTGGGTCATATCGGCACCTCTTCTTGGCGTTATGAGGTGGGTTTGTTTCGAAATCAGCAGCAAACCGCCTTTGCTGAAGGTTTTTTTGCGCAGGTGCAAGTGGGCTCCGAAAGCGGCGCTCCACTGCCTCTTGATCCTGAATTCCGCCGCTGTTTGGAAACGCTCCGCCCTGCGCAAAAGCCGCTTTAA
- a CDS encoding SDR family NAD(P)-dependent oxidoreductase, producing the protein MQINNKTIAVVTGGASGLGAASARALAKAGAQVTIFDMDAAQGEAAAAEVSGQFQRVDVSDAAQVAGAMTALEARAGGLHILVNCAGIGPAAKTVSRGVAHDPALFAKVIGVNLTGSFNCASQAAALMAKTVPVTADGGRGVIINTASVAAYDGQIGQVAYAASKGGIVGMTLPMARDLAASGIRVCTIAPGLFLTPLLQGLPEEVQESLGQQVPFPSRLGAPEEYANLVGHIVENDMLNGEVIRLDGAIRMAPR; encoded by the coding sequence ATGCAGATAAACAACAAGACAATCGCTGTGGTGACAGGGGGCGCGTCTGGCCTGGGCGCGGCGTCGGCGCGGGCTTTGGCGAAGGCCGGTGCGCAGGTCACAATTTTTGACATGGATGCGGCGCAGGGCGAGGCCGCCGCCGCAGAGGTTTCTGGTCAGTTCCAGCGGGTGGATGTATCAGATGCGGCGCAGGTGGCGGGGGCCATGACCGCGCTGGAGGCGCGCGCGGGCGGCTTGCATATTCTGGTAAATTGCGCCGGAATTGGCCCCGCGGCGAAAACTGTTTCGCGCGGCGTGGCGCATGATCCAGCTTTGTTTGCAAAGGTGATCGGGGTAAATTTGACCGGCTCGTTCAATTGCGCATCGCAGGCCGCTGCTCTGATGGCAAAAACGGTGCCTGTCACTGCTGATGGAGGTCGCGGCGTTATCATCAATACCGCTTCGGTGGCCGCGTATGACGGGCAAATCGGGCAAGTTGCCTATGCGGCGTCTAAAGGCGGTATTGTGGGGATGACCTTGCCCATGGCCCGTGACCTTGCGGCCAGCGGAATCCGCGTTTGCACCATTGCGCCAGGCCTCTTTCTGACCCCTTTGTTACAGGGCTTACCAGAAGAGGTTCAAGAGTCTTTAGGTCAACAAGTGCCGTTTCCCTCGCGTTTGGGCGCACCGGAAGAATACGCCAACCTTGTTGGCCACATTGTTGAGAATGACATGTTGAATGGTGAGGTGATCCGCCTTGATGGCGCAATCAGAATGGCGCCTCGCTAA
- a CDS encoding TSUP family transporter, which yields MLIYLPIAEVSVNAFLLLGLGGLVGVLSGMFGVGGGFLMTPLLFFIGIPPAVAVATEANQIVASSFSGVLAHLRRKTVDFKMGTVLMLGGLLGAAIGIVLFNHLKSLGQVDLLVKLCYVVFLGIIGGLMFFESLRAIRRTSHNVAPPKKSRQRGWVQKLPLKIRFRTSGLYISIIPPLIVGVFVGILAAIMGVGGGFIMVPAMIYILGMPTKVVVGTSLYQIIFVTAFTTLLHATTNYTVDVALAVLLLVGGVIGAQIGTQIGTRLKAEQLRILLAIMVLMVCGKLALDLLIQPSELYSIGSAGGH from the coding sequence ATGTTGATTTACCTTCCTATCGCTGAAGTTTCTGTAAACGCCTTTTTGCTGCTCGGACTCGGGGGACTGGTGGGCGTGCTGTCTGGCATGTTTGGCGTCGGGGGGGGCTTTTTGATGACGCCTCTGCTGTTTTTTATTGGTATCCCGCCGGCGGTTGCCGTGGCGACGGAAGCCAACCAAATTGTTGCCTCATCATTTTCTGGTGTTTTGGCGCATTTAAGGCGTAAAACCGTCGATTTTAAAATGGGTACGGTCTTGATGCTGGGGGGGCTTTTGGGAGCCGCAATCGGGATTGTGTTGTTTAACCATTTGAAAAGCCTTGGCCAAGTTGATTTATTGGTAAAACTTTGCTATGTGGTGTTTCTTGGCATTATTGGCGGGCTGATGTTTTTCGAAAGTCTGCGCGCCATCCGCAGAACGTCGCACAATGTGGCACCCCCTAAAAAATCACGCCAGCGCGGCTGGGTGCAAAAACTGCCCCTCAAGATACGTTTTCGCACGTCTGGCCTTTATATTTCGATTATCCCGCCCCTGATCGTGGGTGTGTTTGTCGGCATATTAGCCGCAATAATGGGTGTTGGCGGTGGGTTTATCATGGTACCCGCTATGATTTATATTTTGGGCATGCCCACAAAAGTGGTGGTCGGGACCTCGCTCTATCAAATCATTTTTGTCACCGCTTTCACCACATTGTTGCACGCAACAACAAACTACACCGTCGATGTCGCACTGGCCGTTTTGCTTTTGGTAGGCGGCGTGATTGGCGCTCAAATTGGAACCCAAATCGGGACCCGCTTGAAAGCCGAGCAGTTGCGCATTTTATTGGCCATTATGGTGCTGATGGTCTGCGGCAAGCTGGCCTTAGATCTGCTGATCCAGCCCAGCGAGCTGTATTCCATTGGATCGGCAGGGGGTCACTGA
- a CDS encoding ABC transporter permease produces MVDVLNDLLTVLDSTLRLATPLLLACLAGLFSERAGIFDIGLEGKMLAAAFFSAAVAALTGSVWIGLASGIAASLALSAVHGLASITFRGNQLISGVAINFLAAGMTVLIAQSLFQQGGRTPSLSGQARFNPVHLPFAEHIEKVPLLGPIYAELFSGHTILVYAALAMVPLTWWLLYRTRFGLRLRAVGEAPEAVDTAGVSVIRLRFTAVVICGVLCGIAGAYLSTGLQAGFVKDMTAGRGYIALAALIFAKWRPWYALISCLLFGFLQALALRPDLIEKYLFFKVQIQLLDALPYILTVIILAGFVGKAIPPRAGGEPYVKER; encoded by the coding sequence ATGGTTGATGTCTTAAATGATCTGCTCACAGTGCTGGATTCCACCTTACGGCTGGCAACCCCATTGCTTTTGGCCTGTTTGGCGGGGTTATTTTCAGAACGCGCTGGCATTTTTGACATTGGATTAGAAGGTAAAATGCTCGCAGCTGCCTTTTTCTCGGCCGCGGTTGCCGCATTAACCGGCTCAGTTTGGATCGGCTTGGCCAGCGGCATCGCGGCCTCATTGGCGTTATCCGCAGTGCATGGTCTGGCCTCGATTACGTTTCGGGGTAATCAACTCATCTCGGGGGTTGCTATTAATTTTCTGGCCGCTGGAATGACCGTGCTGATCGCGCAAAGCCTGTTCCAACAAGGCGGGCGGACGCCTTCGCTTTCTGGTCAGGCGCGGTTTAACCCGGTGCATCTGCCCTTTGCCGAGCATATAGAAAAGGTGCCGTTGCTCGGGCCTATCTATGCCGAGCTTTTTTCTGGCCACACAATTTTGGTCTATGCAGCTTTGGCCATGGTGCCCTTGACCTGGTGGCTTTTATACCGCACCCGGTTTGGCTTGCGCTTGCGCGCCGTTGGGGAAGCGCCCGAAGCCGTTGACACGGCGGGCGTTTCGGTCATTCGCCTGCGCTTTACAGCGGTTGTAATTTGCGGCGTTCTATGCGGCATTGCGGGGGCGTATCTGTCCACCGGGCTGCAAGCGGGTTTCGTAAAAGATATGACCGCAGGGCGCGGATATATTGCTTTGGCTGCATTGATTTTTGCCAAATGGCGGCCATGGTACGCGCTTATATCTTGCCTGCTATTCGGGTTTTTACAGGCCCTCGCCTTACGTCCTGACCTGATCGAGAAATATCTATTCTTCAAAGTGCAAATTCAGTTGCTGGATGCGCTGCCCTATATCCTTACAGTGATCATTCTGGCCGGGTTTGTTGGCAAAGCAATTCCACCGCGGGCAGGCGGCGAGCCTTATGTAAAGGAAAGATAG
- a CDS encoding ABC transporter permease — translation MEKMPAWADVVLVPLISLLLAATISALVIMGIGEDPVAAVKMMVSGALGSTYGWGYTLYYATNFMFTGLAVSVAFHAKMFNIGGEGQAMIGGLGVALMALFIPWPHWSLALIFCTIGGAVFGALWALIPAILQAKRGSHIVITTIMFNFMAAALLNYLLVSILRPVKSMDPATASFPEPTHLPTLHDILMPLGVEFSKSAPANISLLLALAAAVFVWVLIWRTRLGYALRAFGHSDTAAQYAGINPVKITILAMLISGGLAGMMAVNTTLGEAERLVLNATEGAGFIGIAVALMGRSHPFGVVLASILFGFLYQGGAELALWTSIPRELIVVIQALVILFTGALDNMVRMPIERIFIALRGSGDRNG, via the coding sequence ATGGAAAAAATGCCAGCTTGGGCTGATGTGGTATTGGTTCCGTTGATTTCGTTGCTCTTGGCAGCGACGATTTCTGCCTTGGTGATCATGGGGATTGGAGAAGACCCGGTGGCGGCGGTGAAAATGATGGTATCGGGCGCGCTTGGCTCCACCTATGGCTGGGGCTACACCTTATATTACGCCACAAATTTCATGTTTACTGGCCTGGCGGTCTCCGTGGCGTTTCACGCCAAAATGTTCAATATTGGCGGCGAAGGCCAAGCTATGATCGGAGGCTTGGGTGTGGCGTTGATGGCCTTATTTATTCCTTGGCCACATTGGTCATTGGCGCTGATATTCTGCACCATAGGCGGGGCTGTGTTTGGTGCGTTATGGGCCTTGATACCGGCAATTTTGCAAGCCAAACGCGGCAGCCATATCGTAATCACGACGATAATGTTTAATTTCATGGCTGCGGCTTTGCTTAATTATCTTTTGGTCAGTATTTTGCGCCCTGTTAAGTCGATGGATCCAGCAACAGCCTCGTTTCCAGAGCCGACGCATTTGCCAACCTTGCACGATATACTGATGCCGCTGGGCGTAGAATTTTCCAAATCCGCGCCAGCTAATATTAGCTTGCTGCTGGCCCTTGCCGCGGCGGTTTTTGTTTGGGTGCTGATTTGGCGCACCCGCTTGGGCTACGCGCTCAGAGCGTTTGGTCATTCGGATACGGCCGCGCAATATGCGGGCATAAACCCGGTTAAAATCACCATTCTAGCGATGCTTATCTCCGGGGGGTTGGCCGGTATGATGGCGGTAAACACCACATTAGGTGAAGCCGAAAGATTGGTTTTAAACGCCACCGAAGGCGCGGGCTTTATCGGCATCGCGGTCGCTTTGATGGGGCGCAGCCATCCTTTCGGGGTGGTGCTCGCCTCAATCTTATTTGGGTTCTTATATCAAGGCGGTGCTGAATTGGCGCTTTGGACATCGATCCCGCGCGAGTTAATCGTGGTGATACAAGCCTTGGTTATCTTATTCACTGGTGCGCTGGATAATATGGTGCGGATGCCGATTGAGCGGATTTTTATCGCCTTGCGCGGGTCAGGAGACCGGAATGGTTGA
- a CDS encoding ATP-binding cassette domain-containing protein — translation MTENGTTGRQVSAAPAIELVGISKSFGPVQANKNISIRVMPGTIHGIIGENGAGKSTLMSILYGFYKADKGDVLIAGNKMQIPDSQAAIAAGIGMVFQHFKLVPNFSVLENIILGAEDGAMLRPSLVKARESLLSLARDYEMNVDPDAIVEELSVGHQQRVEILKALYRQANILILDEPTGVLTPSEADQLFRILKRLRDEGKTIILITHKLREIMEITDTVSVMRRGEMTATVKTADTNPEKLAELMVGRKVLLRIDKSAAKPGKEMLHVKDLQVTDEAGVLRLKGVSFNIRAGEILGIAGVAGNGQSELLEVLGGYRTAQGQILVNGAPIDISGQNADGQSRRKYGIAHVPEDRQREGLIMDFAAWENIAFGYHTDKKYQSGVFMNNAAIKQDASEKMQRFDVRPPNHNLTAKSFSGGNQQKLVLAREIERDPDILLVGQPTRGVDIGAIEFIHQQIMTLRERGKAILLVSVELEEIMSLSDRIAVMFDGQIMGERLPSETNEKELGLLMAGITEEVA, via the coding sequence ATGACCGAAAATGGCACAACGGGGCGGCAGGTTTCTGCCGCCCCAGCTATTGAGCTGGTCGGAATTTCCAAATCATTCGGGCCGGTTCAAGCAAATAAAAATATTTCAATTCGGGTGATGCCTGGAACCATCCATGGAATTATTGGTGAAAATGGCGCGGGAAAATCCACGCTTATGTCAATTCTTTATGGGTTTTATAAGGCTGATAAAGGCGACGTGCTCATCGCTGGAAACAAGATGCAAATCCCCGACAGCCAAGCCGCAATAGCCGCGGGTATCGGAATGGTGTTTCAGCACTTCAAACTGGTGCCAAATTTTTCAGTTTTGGAAAATATTATCCTTGGCGCGGAAGATGGCGCGATGTTGCGCCCCTCGCTGGTCAAGGCCCGCGAAAGCCTGCTCTCTTTGGCCCGCGATTACGAGATGAACGTTGATCCGGATGCCATCGTTGAAGAGCTTTCGGTGGGGCATCAACAGCGCGTTGAAATCCTGAAAGCCTTATACCGCCAGGCCAATATTTTGATCTTGGACGAGCCGACCGGCGTGTTAACACCATCGGAAGCCGATCAGCTTTTCCGCATTTTAAAACGCCTGCGCGACGAAGGCAAAACGATCATCCTGATCACCCATAAATTGCGCGAGATTATGGAGATCACAGATACGGTTTCGGTGATGCGCCGCGGCGAAATGACCGCAACGGTTAAAACAGCCGATACCAATCCCGAAAAGCTGGCCGAGCTAATGGTCGGGCGCAAGGTTTTGCTGCGCATTGATAAATCCGCAGCAAAGCCGGGCAAAGAGATGTTGCACGTTAAAGACCTGCAGGTCACAGATGAGGCCGGTGTGTTGCGCCTGAAAGGCGTCAGCTTTAATATCAGAGCCGGAGAAATTCTTGGAATTGCCGGGGTGGCCGGTAACGGCCAATCAGAACTTTTAGAGGTTTTGGGCGGCTATCGTACAGCGCAAGGACAGATATTAGTCAATGGCGCGCCCATTGATATCAGTGGTCAGAATGCTGATGGTCAAAGCCGGCGTAAATATGGCATTGCCCATGTGCCAGAAGATCGGCAGCGCGAAGGGCTGATTATGGATTTCGCCGCTTGGGAAAATATCGCCTTTGGCTATCATACCGATAAAAAATACCAATCGGGTGTTTTTATGAACAATGCGGCGATCAAGCAAGATGCCAGCGAAAAGATGCAGCGCTTTGACGTGCGGCCGCCCAATCATAATTTAACGGCAAAAAGCTTCAGCGGCGGCAATCAGCAAAAATTGGTTTTGGCGCGCGAAATCGAGCGGGACCCAGATATTTTATTGGTTGGTCAGCCCACACGGGGTGTGGATATCGGCGCGATCGAGTTCATTCACCAACAAATCATGACGCTGCGCGAGCGCGGCAAAGCGATTTTACTGGTTTCTGTCGAGTTGGAAGAGATCATGTCATTGTCGGATCGGATTGCGGTAATGTTTGACGGGCAGATCATGGGCGAGCGCCTTCCAAGCGAGACCAATGAAAAAGAATTGGGGCTTTTAATGGCCGGCATTACCGAAGAGGTGGCATGA
- a CDS encoding BMP family ABC transporter substrate-binding protein — MKIIQKFLGATAALALTAGAALADPALIYDLGGKFDKSFNEAAHNGAEKWKAETGGNYLDIELQSEAQREQALRRFAESGANPIVVTGFAFSSVLAEVAPDYPDTKFGIIDGWAPADNVLNIGFSEHEGSFLVGMIAGMKSGSGVVGFIGGMDIPLIRRFGCGYAQGVAHANANAKVVANMTGTTPSAWNDPVKGSELTKAQISQGADIVYAAAGGTGVGVLQTAADEGILSIGVDSNQNYLHPGKVLTSMMKRVDVAVYNAFSDGADMQSGAIGLNLANEGVGYAMDEHNADLVSADMVAAVEAAKASIISGDLAVHDYMSDNSCPVLNF, encoded by the coding sequence ATGAAGATTATACAGAAATTTTTAGGCGCAACCGCAGCGCTTGCATTAACAGCTGGCGCAGCATTGGCAGATCCTGCGCTGATTTATGACTTGGGCGGTAAATTCGACAAGTCTTTCAACGAAGCTGCGCATAATGGCGCTGAAAAATGGAAAGCCGAAACCGGCGGCAATTATCTTGATATCGAATTGCAATCAGAAGCCCAGCGCGAGCAAGCGCTGCGCCGCTTTGCCGAATCTGGCGCCAACCCAATCGTTGTTACAGGGTTTGCCTTTTCATCGGTGCTTGCCGAAGTCGCCCCCGATTATCCAGATACAAAGTTCGGTATCATTGATGGCTGGGCACCCGCGGATAATGTTTTGAATATCGGCTTTTCCGAACATGAGGGCTCATTCCTTGTTGGCATGATCGCCGGCATGAAATCCGGCTCAGGCGTAGTTGGATTTATTGGCGGAATGGATATTCCTTTGATCCGCCGCTTTGGCTGTGGATATGCACAAGGTGTTGCGCATGCAAATGCCAATGCAAAGGTGGTTGCCAATATGACCGGAACAACCCCATCCGCGTGGAACGATCCGGTCAAGGGCTCTGAACTGACCAAAGCGCAAATCTCGCAGGGCGCGGATATTGTTTACGCTGCGGCGGGCGGAACCGGTGTTGGGGTTCTGCAAACCGCCGCCGATGAAGGTATTTTATCTATCGGTGTTGATAGCAACCAAAACTACCTGCATCCGGGCAAAGTGCTCACCTCGATGATGAAGCGCGTTGACGTGGCCGTTTATAATGCATTTTCAGATGGCGCTGATATGCAAAGCGGCGCGATCGGGCTGAACTTGGCCAATGAAGGCGTTGGCTATGCAATGGATGAGCATAACGCCGATCTGGTAAGTGCGGATATGGTTGCAGCGGTTGAAGCGGCCAAAGCCAGCATTATCTCAGGCGATCTGGCCGTGCATGATTACATGTCTGATAACTCATGCCCGGTTTTAAACTTCTAA
- a CDS encoding GNAT family N-acetyltransferase has translation MQQNTIFQPADMAKLHAQSGLDQRPWTAQEFAQLCAAENSLLIEQDFGFALGRVIHTEVELLLLIVSQAQRKQGLGKTYLQLFEEAARQRGVKICFLEVGAENKAARALYQKSGYVEQGLRKAYYHKLNGSREDALVLAKTWA, from the coding sequence ATGCAACAGAATACCATCTTTCAGCCCGCAGATATGGCCAAACTTCACGCGCAATCAGGGCTTGACCAACGCCCTTGGACGGCGCAGGAATTCGCCCAGCTATGCGCTGCAGAAAATTCCCTACTGATCGAACAGGACTTTGGTTTTGCGCTGGGACGGGTAATACACACCGAGGTCGAATTGCTGCTGCTCATCGTATCACAAGCGCAGCGAAAGCAAGGATTGGGAAAAACCTATTTGCAGCTTTTTGAAGAAGCCGCGCGCCAGCGCGGTGTCAAAATCTGTTTTTTGGAAGTTGGCGCCGAAAACAAGGCAGCGCGCGCATTATATCAAAAAAGCGGTTACGTAGAGCAAGGCCTGCGCAAAGCCTATTACCACAAATTGAATGGCAGCCGCGAAGATGCTTTGGTTCTGGCGAAAACTTGGGCCTAG
- the tsaB gene encoding tRNA (adenosine(37)-N6)-threonylcarbamoyltransferase complex dimerization subunit type 1 TsaB, producing MADQTVLAFDTSAAHCAAALLCNGAILGSTFEAMQKGQAEALVPLIQTLLAETQTSLHKIGRIGVGLGPGNFTGIRISISLARGLGLSLDCPVIGVDSFEASIEGKTKETLIAIPATRDQFYTRSSANLQATPQMSDAPTLATSPIPVLYRPKPDLLVANMARIAARRDVKTVMPPAPLYVKPADAALRRDPGPKILHPNAS from the coding sequence GTGGCTGATCAAACGGTTCTCGCTTTTGATACATCGGCCGCGCATTGCGCGGCCGCTTTGCTTTGCAATGGCGCAATCCTGGGCAGCACGTTTGAAGCAATGCAAAAAGGCCAAGCCGAAGCTTTGGTTCCACTTATCCAAACCCTTTTGGCCGAAACGCAAACCAGCTTACACAAAATTGGCCGGATTGGCGTCGGCCTTGGGCCTGGTAATTTTACCGGCATCCGTATTTCCATCAGCCTTGCTCGAGGGCTGGGCCTGTCTTTGGATTGCCCTGTGATCGGCGTCGACAGCTTCGAGGCCAGCATAGAGGGAAAAACCAAGGAAACCCTGATCGCGATACCCGCCACCCGAGATCAGTTTTATACGCGCAGCAGCGCAAATTTACAGGCCACCCCTCAAATGAGCGATGCGCCAACGCTGGCCACGAGCCCGATCCCAGTGCTCTATCGGCCAAAGCCGGATCTACTGGTCGCAAACATGGCCCGCATTGCCGCCCGAAGAGATGTAAAAACTGTAATGCCCCCTGCCCCTTTATACGTAAAACCGGCAGATGCAGCGCTGCGCCGCGATCCTGGACCAAAGATCCTGCATCCAAACGCATCCTGA
- a CDS encoding NifU family protein, with protein MFIQTESTPNPATLKFLPGQTVLEAGTADFPSNEGAEKSPLVQRIFAVDGVTGVFLGRDFITITKEDAVNWDHVKPALLGAIMEHFQSGDAVMTDEGLGSGHAEHSGEDEVIVGQIKELLDSRVRPAVAQDGGDITFYGFERGIVYLQMQGACAGCPSSTMTLKMGIENLLRHYIPEVTEVRPVGG; from the coding sequence ATGTTTATCCAAACCGAATCCACCCCCAATCCTGCAACATTAAAATTCTTGCCTGGGCAAACCGTCTTAGAAGCGGGGACAGCTGATTTTCCCAGCAATGAGGGCGCCGAAAAATCGCCTTTGGTGCAGCGTATTTTTGCGGTAGACGGCGTAACAGGCGTTTTTTTGGGGCGTGATTTCATCACTATCACCAAAGAGGATGCGGTGAATTGGGATCACGTAAAGCCGGCTTTGCTGGGCGCAATCATGGAGCATTTTCAATCAGGTGATGCGGTGATGACGGATGAAGGGCTAGGCTCGGGCCATGCTGAGCATAGCGGAGAAGATGAAGTTATTGTAGGACAGATCAAAGAATTGCTGGACAGTCGCGTTCGCCCTGCTGTGGCGCAAGATGGCGGTGACATCACATTTTACGGATTTGAACGTGGGATTGTGTATTTGCAAATGCAAGGCGCTTGCGCGGGTTGCCCATCCTCAACCATGACGTTGAAAATGGGAATCGAAAATCTGCTCCGCCATTATATTCCCGAAGTCACTGAAGTGCGCCCTGTCGGTGGCTGA